The Camelina sativa cultivar DH55 chromosome 14, Cs, whole genome shotgun sequence genome includes a window with the following:
- the LOC104738981 gene encoding benzaldehyde dehydrogenase (NAD(+)) → MAGDDLVFAVNGEKFEVLSVNPSTTLLEFLRSNTCFKSVKLSCGEGGCGACIVILSKYDPVLDHVEEYSINSCLTLLCSINGCSITTSEGLGNTKKGFHPIHKRFAGFHASQCGFCTPGMCISLYSALSNAHNSKSSQSSPDCLTALAAEKSIAGNLCRCTGYRPIADACKSFAADVDIEDLGFNSFWRKGESREEMFKKLPPYNPDKDLVTFPDFLKEKIKCQHNVLDQTRYHWITPVSVAELQEILATTNPGGDRGLLKLVVGNTGTGYYKEEKQYARYIDISHIPEMSMIKKDDRGIEIGAVVTISKVIDALMEENSSAYVFKKIGVHMEKVANHFIRNSGSIGGNLVMAQSKKFPSDITTLLLAADASVYMINAGRHEKLRMGEYLVAPPILDTKTVLLKVHIPSWIASSTTGLLFETYRAALRPIGSALPYINAAFLAVVSRDASSRGIIVDKCRLAFGSYGGYHSIRAREVEDFLTGKILSHSVLYEAVRLLKGIIVPSIETSYPEYKKSLAVGFLFDFLYPLIESGCWDSERKHIDGHVDPTICPPLLSSAQQVFESKKYHPVGEAIIKFGAEMQASGEAVYVDDIPSLPHCLHGAFIYSTKPLARIKKVGFGGNVAPLGVLAVITFKDIPQLGQNVGYISMFGTGLLFADEVTISAGQIIALVVADTQKHADMAANLAVVEYDSKNIGTPVLSVEDAVKRSSLFEVPPKYHPEPVGDVSKGMAEADRKIRSVELRLGSQYFFYMETQTTLALPDEGNCLVVYSSTQAPEYTQSVIATCLGIPEHNVRVITRRVGGGFGGKAIKSMPVATACALAAQKLQRPVKIYLNRKTDMIMTGGRHPMKITYSVGFRCDGKVTALELRILIDAGIDVDVSPILPLNIMNSLRKYDWGALSFDIKVCKTNLPSRTSLRAPGEVQGSYIAESIIENLASSLNMDVDVVRRINLHTYESLRKFYKQDAGEPDEYTLPLLWDKLEISADFRRRAESVKEFNLCNVWRKRGISRVPIIHLVVHRPTPGKVSILSDGSVAVEVAGIEVGQGLWTKVQQMVAYGLGMIKCDGSEDLLERIRLLQTDTLSMSQSSYTAGSTTSENCCEAVRLCCGILVERLKPTMNQILENARSVTWDMLIQQAYAQSVDLSARTFYKPESSSAEYLNYGVGASEVEVDLVTGRTEIIRSDIIYDCGKSLNPAVDLGQIEGAFVQGIGFFMYEEYTTDENGLVNEEGTWDYKIPTIDTIPKQFNVQILNSGHHKNRILSSKASGEPPLLVAASVHCATRSAIREARKQYLSWNCSDGDHRRDISDIGFELPVPAIMPVVKQLCGLESVEKYLEWKTYP, encoded by the exons ATGGCGGGTGACGATTTGGTGTTTGCTGTTAATGGAGAGAAATTTGAAGTCTTGTCAGTTAATCCTTCTACCACTTTACTCGAGTTCTTGCGCTCCAACACTTGCTTTAAGAGTGTCAAGCTCAGCTGTGGTGAAG GGGGTTGTGGTGCTTGCATCGTGATTCTATCAAAATATGATCCTGTGTTAGACCACGTCGAGGAATATTCTATAAACTCTTGCCTGACCCTTCTTTGCAGCATAAATGGGTGTTCCATAACCACATCCGAGGGACTCGGGAACACAAAAAAAGGGTTCCACCCAATTCACAAGAGATTTGCGGGGTTTCATGCCTCTCAATGTGGTTTCTGTACCCCGGGGATGTGCATCTCTCTCTACTCCGCTCTTTCAAACGCCCATAACTCCAAAAGCTCACAATCTTCTCCAGATTGCCTTACTGCTCTTGCAGCAGAAAAGTCCATTGCTGGAAATCTTTGTCGCTGCACCGGGTATCGTCCCATTGCTGATGCTTGCAAGAGTTTTGCTGCTGATGTCGATATAGAGGATTTGGGTTTCAACTCTTTTTGGAGGAAAGGTGAAAGCAGAGAAGAGATGTTTAAGAAATTGCCTCCTTACAACCCTGATAAAGATCTTGTCACTTTTCCAGACTTCTTGAAGGAAAAGATAAAGTGTCAACATAATGTTTTGGATCAGACAAGGTATCATTGGATCACTCCTGTTAGCGTTGCAGAGCTTCAGGAAATATTGGCAACAACCAACCCCGGCGGTGATAGAGGTTTGCTAAAATTAGTTGTTGGCAACACGGGAACAGGTTActacaaagaagagaaacaatatGCTAGATATATTGATATTAGCCACATTCCAGAGATGTCAATGATCAAGAAAGATGACAGAGGAATTGAAATTGGAGCAGTTGTTACCATATCTAAAGTTATTGATGCTTTGATGGAGGAAAATTCATCTGCTTATGTTTTCAAGAAAATAGGTGTCCACATGGAGAAGGTGGCCAACCATTTTATCAGAAACTCAGGGAGTATCGGTGGTAATCTAGTGATGGCACAGAGCAAAAAATTTCCTTCCGACATAACCACACTTTTGCTCGCTGCAGATGCGTCTGTGTATATGATAAATGCAGGGAGACACGAGAAGCTTAGGATGGGAGAGTATCTTGTGGCGCCTCCAATATTAGACACTAAAACTGTTCTTTTAAAGGTTCATATTCCTAGCTGGATTGCTTCTTCCACAACTGGTTTGCTTTTTGAAACCTATCGAGCTGCACTTCGCCCTATTGGAAGTGCATTGCCTTATATCAACGCTGCTTTCTTAGCAGTAGTCTCTCGCGATGCATCATCAAGAGGCATCATTGTGGATAAATGCCGGTTGGCATTTGGTTCTTATGGTGGGTATCATTCCATCAGGGCGAGGGAAGTTGAAGATTTCTTGACGGGTAAAATACTCAGCCACAGTGTTTTGTATGAAGCTGTGAGGTTACTTAAAGGGATCATAGTGCCCAGCATAGAGACCTCATACCCTGAGTATAAGAAAAGCTTGGCCGTTgggtttctctttgattttctcTATCCTCTGATCGAGAGTGGCTGTTGGGATtcagaaagaaaacatattgaTGGACACGTCGATCCAACAATATGTCCACCTTTGCTGTCATCTGCACAGCAGgtgtttgaaagtaaaaaatatcaCCCTGTTGGTGAAGCCATTATCAAATTTGGAGCTGAAATGCAGGCTTCTG GTGAAGCTGTTTACGTTGATGATATTCCATCCTTACCCCATTGTCTACATGGAGCATTCATTTATAGCACAAAGCCATTGGCTCGGATAAAGAAAGTTGGTTTTGGAGGGAATGTGGCACCACTTGGAGTTTTGGCAGTTATTACTTTCAAGGATATTCCTCAACTAGGGCAAAACGTTGGTTACATTTCTATGTTTGGCACAGGGCTTCTATTTGCAGATGAAGTTACTATATCTGCCGGACAAATAATTGCTCTTGTG GTTGCAGACACACAAAAACATGCAGATATGGCAGCAAATCTTGCAGTAGTTGAGTACGATTCAAAGAATATAGGAACACCAGTATTATCTGTGGAGGATGCAGTCAAAAGGTCCAGCCTGTTTGAGGTTCCTCCCAAATATCACCCCGAACCCGTTGGCGACGTTTCAAAAGGAATGGCTGAAGCTGATCGCAAGATACGCTCAGTAGAA TTGAGACTCGGGTCACAGTACTTCTTCTATATGGAGACACAAACGACACTTGCCTTGCCAGACGAAGGCAATTGTCTAGTGGTTTACAGTTCAACACAAGCCCCCGAGTACACACAATCAGTGATTGCTACATGTCTTGGCATCCCAGAGCATAACGTGCGAGTCATCACCAGAAGAGTCGGAGGTGGCTTTGGTGGAAAAGCTATTAAATCTATGCCT GTTGCGACAGCTTGTGCGCTTGCTGCACAAAAATTGCAGCGTCCTGTAAAGATATACCTCAACCGTAAAACTGATATGATAATGACTGGAGGGAGGCATCCCATGAAAATAACTTACAGTGTAGGTTTCAGATGTGATGGTAAAGTCACTGCACTAGAGCTACGTATTTTAATAGATGCAGGGATAGATGTGGATGTAAGTCCAATACTGCCATTGAATATAATGAATTCCTTGAGGAAATATGACTGGGGTGCATTGTCATTTGATATCAAAGTGTGTAAGACAAACCTTCCAAGCAGAACATCTTTGAGGGCACCCGGTGAGGTACAAGGTTCATACATTGCTGAATCCATTATTGAGAATTTAGCATCTTCCCTGAACATGGACGTGGATGTTGTGAGAAGGATAAATCTTCATACTTACGAAAGCCTCAGAAAGTTCTATAAGCAAGATGCTGGTGAGCCTGATGAATATACTTTGCCTTTATTATGGGACAAATTGGAGATATCTGCAGATTTCAGGCGAAGGGCTGAATCGGTGAAAGAGTTTAACCTTTGTAATGTATGGCGCAAAAGGGGGATTTCTCGAGTACCCATCATCCATCTAGTTGTCCATAGGCCAACTCCAGGAAAAGTAAGCATTTTGAGTGATGGTTCGGTTGCGGTTGAGGTAGCAGGTATTGAGGTGGGGCAAGGGTTATGGACAAAGGTACAACAGATGGTTGCTTATGGTCTTGGTATGATTAAATGCGACGGAAGTGAAGATCTGCTTGAAAGAATACGGCTTCTTCAGACTGACACACTCAGTATGTCTCAAAGCAGTTACACTGCGGGTAGCACAACCTCCGAGAACTGTTGTGAAGCAGTGAGGCTTTGCTGTGGTATCTTGGTGGAGAGGCTGAAACCTACCATGAATCAGATTCTGGAGAATGCTCGATCCGTGACATGGGACATGCTCATTCAACAG GCATATGCTCAATCTGTGGACTTATCAGCTCGAACCTTTTATAAGCCAGAGTCCTCTTCTGCAGAATATCTCAACTATGGAGTTGGAGCCAGTGAG GTGGAGGTAGACCTTGTGACAGGTAGAACAGAAATTATAAGATCAGATATTATCTACGACTGTGGAAAAAGCCTTAATCCTGCTGTTGATTTAGGACAG ATCGAAGGAGCGTTTGTTCAAGGAATAGGGTTTTTCATGTATGAGGAGTATACAACAGATGAAAACGGACTTGTGAATGAAGAAGGCACATGGGACTACAAAATCCCGACGATAGACACAATTCCTAAACAATTCAACGTTCAGATTCTTAACAGTGGTCATCACAAGAATCGCATTCTCTCCTCGAAAG CTTCAGGTGAGCCTCCGTTGCTTGTGGCGGCTTCTGTGCACTGTGCAACAAGATCAGCCATTAGAGAAGCTCGGAAACAGTACCTTTCATGGAACTGCAGTGATGGTGATCATCGTAGAGACATATCTGATATTGGTTTTGAGTTGCCGGTGCCAGCGATTATGCCAGTAGTGAAGCAGCTTTGTGGCCTTGAAAGCGTAGAGAAGTACTTAGAATGGAAAACATATCCTTAA
- the LOC104738982 gene encoding pentatricopeptide repeat-containing protein At4g18975, chloroplastic-like isoform X2, whose product MVCGDPGMVSHSNRIRKHNTIGNPGVLTGPFHHLLRVNQKNKPAFLRVQSMSYQFVADSHASPRRIVKTEDEQDVSKLSKNESAETPRKHQLGENVPKKDKIKFLVNNLLDIEDNKEVVYGALDAWVAWERNFPIASLKRVIAILEKEQQWHRMVQVIKWILSKGQGNTMGTYGQLIRALDKDRRAEEAHVIWRKKIGNDLHSVPWQLCLQMMRIYFRNNMLQELVKLFKDLESYDRKPPGKHIVQTVADGYELLGMLDEKERVVTKYCNLLVGAASDGTSTRSSRKKKKTELRNPEATTEDVIDAVNAELQEELKVNVDTNQDSEGATEKRSEHEA is encoded by the exons ATGGTTTGTG GTGACCCAGGAATGGTCTCTCATTCCAATCGAATAAG AAAGCACAACACCATTGGTAACCCTGGCGTGCTAACTGGTccatttcatcatcttctcagG GTCAACCAGAAAAACAAGCCCGCCTTTTTAAGGGTCCAATCAATGAGTTATCAGTTTGTGGCTGATTCTCATGCATCTCCTAGACGTATTGTCAAAACTGAG GATGAGCAAGATGTTTCTAAATTATCAAAGAACGAAAGCGCTGAAACTCCTAGAAAACATCAACTTGGGGAGAACGTACCCAAGAAGGATAAAATAAAGTTTCTTGTAAACAAT CTTCTTGATATAGAAGATAATAAAGAGGTTGTTTATGGAGCTTTGGATGCTTGGGTTGCTTGGGAACGCAATTTCCCCATTGCTTCCCTCAAAAGAGTCATAGCTATTCTTGAAAAGGAACAGCAATGGCATCGAATGGTCCAG GTGATAAAGTGGATCCTAAGTAAGGGACAAGGGAACACGATGGGGACGTATGGACAGTTGATACGGGCGTTAGATAAGGATCGCAGAGCAGAAGAGGCGCATGTTATCTGGCGAAAGAAAATTGGGAATGATCTGCATTCTGTACCTTGGCAATTATGCTTACAAATGATGCGCATATATTTCCGGAACAACATGTTACAGGAACTTGTTAAG CTATTTAAGGATCTGGAGAGTTATGATCGTAAGCCGCCGGGCAAACACATTGTGCAGACAGTGGCAGATGGTTATGAGCTTTTGGGAATGCTTGATGAGAAAGAAAGGGTAGTGACGAAGTATTGCAATCTACTTGTAGGTGCAGCATCTGATGGAACATCAACAAGATCttcaaggaagaaaaaaaaaacag AACTTAGGAATCCTGAAGCAACCACAGAAGACGTAATAGATGCAGTAAATGCTGAGTTACAGGAAGAGCTAAAAGTAAATGTGGATACAAACCAAGATTCAGAAGGTGCCACTGAGAAACGATCCGAACATGAAGCATAA
- the LOC104738982 gene encoding pentatricopeptide repeat-containing protein At4g18975, chloroplastic-like isoform X1, which yields MAGFSFLKRAVSSATGKLKATLSPISAARNLFTGVGCDQIYGDPGMVSHSNRIRKHNTIGNPGVLTGPFHHLLRVNQKNKPAFLRVQSMSYQFVADSHASPRRIVKTEDEQDVSKLSKNESAETPRKHQLGENVPKKDKIKFLVNNLLDIEDNKEVVYGALDAWVAWERNFPIASLKRVIAILEKEQQWHRMVQVIKWILSKGQGNTMGTYGQLIRALDKDRRAEEAHVIWRKKIGNDLHSVPWQLCLQMMRIYFRNNMLQELVKLFKDLESYDRKPPGKHIVQTVADGYELLGMLDEKERVVTKYCNLLVGAASDGTSTRSSRKKKKTELRNPEATTEDVIDAVNAELQEELKVNVDTNQDSEGATEKRSEHEA from the exons ATGGCGGGTTTCAGTTTTCTGAAACGCGCAGTTAGTAGCGCAACCGGAAAACTAAAGGCGACGTTGTCTCCTATTTCGGCAGCACGTAATCTCTTCACCGGAGTGGGATGTGACCAAATTTATG GTGACCCAGGAATGGTCTCTCATTCCAATCGAATAAG AAAGCACAACACCATTGGTAACCCTGGCGTGCTAACTGGTccatttcatcatcttctcagG GTCAACCAGAAAAACAAGCCCGCCTTTTTAAGGGTCCAATCAATGAGTTATCAGTTTGTGGCTGATTCTCATGCATCTCCTAGACGTATTGTCAAAACTGAG GATGAGCAAGATGTTTCTAAATTATCAAAGAACGAAAGCGCTGAAACTCCTAGAAAACATCAACTTGGGGAGAACGTACCCAAGAAGGATAAAATAAAGTTTCTTGTAAACAAT CTTCTTGATATAGAAGATAATAAAGAGGTTGTTTATGGAGCTTTGGATGCTTGGGTTGCTTGGGAACGCAATTTCCCCATTGCTTCCCTCAAAAGAGTCATAGCTATTCTTGAAAAGGAACAGCAATGGCATCGAATGGTCCAG GTGATAAAGTGGATCCTAAGTAAGGGACAAGGGAACACGATGGGGACGTATGGACAGTTGATACGGGCGTTAGATAAGGATCGCAGAGCAGAAGAGGCGCATGTTATCTGGCGAAAGAAAATTGGGAATGATCTGCATTCTGTACCTTGGCAATTATGCTTACAAATGATGCGCATATATTTCCGGAACAACATGTTACAGGAACTTGTTAAG CTATTTAAGGATCTGGAGAGTTATGATCGTAAGCCGCCGGGCAAACACATTGTGCAGACAGTGGCAGATGGTTATGAGCTTTTGGGAATGCTTGATGAGAAAGAAAGGGTAGTGACGAAGTATTGCAATCTACTTGTAGGTGCAGCATCTGATGGAACATCAACAAGATCttcaaggaagaaaaaaaaaacag AACTTAGGAATCCTGAAGCAACCACAGAAGACGTAATAGATGCAGTAAATGCTGAGTTACAGGAAGAGCTAAAAGTAAATGTGGATACAAACCAAGATTCAGAAGGTGCCACTGAGAAACGATCCGAACATGAAGCATAA